The following proteins are co-located in the Hydrogenophaga sp. RAC07 genome:
- a CDS encoding ABC transporter ATP-binding protein yields the protein MGHLTQGTVLEVRALCFSWPGVPLFDHLNLVLPAGLSVVSGEESCGKTTLLRLLAGDLSPDSGSIELNGSDDQPPGTQVFRTEPRSDALDAISAQTWWDGLPARYPNFNVRQARELAHGFALEPHIEKPMYMLSAGSKRKVWLCAAFAAGTPLTLIDEPFAALDMVSIRFLNGLLEEASSHRDRAWVLADHAPPEGLVLRTQLVLPAPD from the coding sequence ATGGGACATCTCACCCAGGGCACCGTGCTGGAGGTTCGAGCGCTGTGCTTCAGCTGGCCCGGCGTGCCGCTGTTTGACCACCTGAACCTGGTGCTGCCCGCCGGCCTGTCGGTGGTCTCTGGCGAAGAAAGCTGCGGAAAGACCACGCTCTTGCGCCTGCTCGCAGGCGATCTGTCTCCCGACAGCGGATCCATCGAGTTGAACGGCTCTGATGATCAACCGCCGGGCACGCAGGTGTTTCGCACCGAGCCGCGCAGCGACGCGCTCGATGCGATCAGTGCCCAGACCTGGTGGGACGGCCTGCCAGCGCGCTACCCGAACTTCAATGTGCGCCAGGCACGTGAGCTGGCTCACGGCTTTGCGCTGGAGCCTCACATCGAAAAGCCGATGTACATGCTCTCTGCCGGCAGCAAACGCAAGGTCTGGCTGTGTGCGGCCTTTGCCGCCGGCACCCCCCTCACCTTGATCGACGAACCTTTTGCTGCGCTGGACATGGTCTCCATCCGCTTTCTGAACGGCCTGCTGGAGGAAGCGTCCAGCCATCGCGACCGCGCCTGGGTGCTGGCCGATCACGCGCCGCCCGAGGGGCTTGTGCTGAGGACACAACTGGTTCTGCCTGCGCCCGATTGA
- a CDS encoding LysR family transcriptional regulator, protein MKNVDIKQLALFCELIESQSLTEAASRMNITPSAASQALTRLRNVLNDDLCVREKNRYQLTPYADGAYGVFQQMVELWKDVSNNAWMFNPLECDSHIIMSCYDAFGETELAELYRSITRKAPKLGLDIHAPANGPADVDALRAGAVDVVCSHYEPPADARDLYRETVKHFHITHCCVAVDHPRIGDTLSLAQYQAEEHLLITFLKRHGGRRSPIDLELEARGFPPRKTTIVNSWHLCSELLARTDRLVTTSRQQARQLERSNPRIRSVPLPTDFEWPTMPVNMIWHQRTHNSKPHRWLRLQLREFLSAVAEEPVASGAAHSPLGAVGQGTR, encoded by the coding sequence ATGAAAAACGTCGACATCAAACAGCTGGCCTTGTTCTGCGAACTGATCGAGAGCCAGAGCCTGACCGAAGCGGCATCGCGCATGAACATCACGCCCTCGGCCGCCAGCCAGGCGCTCACCCGCTTGCGCAACGTGCTCAACGACGACCTGTGCGTGCGCGAGAAAAACCGCTACCAACTCACCCCCTACGCCGACGGCGCTTACGGCGTGTTTCAGCAGATGGTCGAGCTGTGGAAAGACGTGAGCAACAACGCCTGGATGTTCAATCCGCTGGAGTGCGACTCGCACATCATCATGTCGTGCTACGACGCGTTTGGTGAGACCGAACTCGCCGAGCTCTACCGCAGCATCACCCGCAAGGCGCCCAAGCTGGGACTGGACATCCACGCGCCCGCCAATGGGCCGGCCGATGTGGACGCGCTGCGCGCAGGCGCGGTCGATGTGGTGTGCAGCCACTACGAGCCGCCCGCCGATGCGCGCGATCTGTACCGCGAGACCGTCAAACATTTCCACATCACCCACTGCTGCGTGGCCGTGGACCATCCCCGCATCGGAGACACGCTCTCACTGGCGCAGTACCAGGCCGAGGAGCATTTGCTGATCACCTTCCTCAAGCGCCATGGGGGACGCCGCAGCCCCATCGACCTGGAACTGGAAGCGCGCGGTTTCCCCCCGCGCAAGACCACCATCGTGAATTCCTGGCACCTGTGTTCGGAGCTGCTCGCCCGCACCGACCGGCTGGTGACCACCAGCCGCCAGCAGGCCAGACAGCTGGAGCGCAGCAATCCGCGCATCCGCTCGGTGCCCCTGCCCACCGACTTTGAATGGCCCACGATGCCGGTCAACATGATCTGGCACCAACGAACCCACAACAGCAAGCCGCACCGGTGGCTGCGTTTGCAACTGCGGGAATTTCTTTCGGCGGTGGCCGAAGAGCCGGTGGCCAGTGGCGCTGCGCACAGTCCGCTGGGCGCTGTGGGGCAGGGCACCCGCTGA
- a CDS encoding catalase family peroxidase, translated as MKPLLLAAAASAALGSSLLIPTAFAQTSLAESQVNALEGLAGPQPGSRRSGAKGICASGHFIGNAAGRELSRASVFKGDKIPVVARFSVGGGSPKASDKAKSVRGLALQFQLPGGEQWQMANISAPVFFVSKPEQFAPFVQARTADPATGKADPEKIKAFSAANPDTTRQGAYLAQAPVPASYGTVNYWGVNAFEFEAAPGKSRFARWQFVPEAGVLGLSEDQLKSMGDEFLAGELRERVGKAPVSFDFRLQLAEAGDNLTDPTLTWPDARPVVSAGKLVIDKVSEGMGGACDTMTFNPLVLPAGIKPSADPVLNARAAPYAISLGRRLGEAAKK; from the coding sequence ATGAAACCTCTGTTGCTTGCTGCCGCAGCGTCCGCTGCCCTGGGCAGTTCCCTGCTGATTCCCACCGCATTCGCACAAACGTCGCTCGCTGAAAGCCAGGTCAACGCGCTCGAAGGCCTGGCCGGCCCACAGCCGGGCTCGCGCCGCTCGGGCGCCAAAGGCATTTGCGCCAGCGGCCACTTCATCGGCAACGCCGCCGGACGCGAACTCTCGCGCGCGTCGGTCTTCAAGGGCGACAAAATTCCCGTGGTGGCACGTTTCTCGGTCGGTGGCGGCAGCCCCAAGGCGAGCGACAAGGCCAAATCGGTGCGCGGCCTGGCGCTGCAGTTCCAGTTGCCCGGCGGCGAGCAGTGGCAGATGGCGAACATCTCGGCGCCGGTGTTCTTCGTGAGCAAGCCCGAGCAGTTCGCGCCTTTTGTGCAGGCCCGCACCGCAGACCCGGCCACCGGCAAGGCCGACCCGGAAAAGATCAAGGCCTTCAGTGCGGCCAACCCCGACACCACGCGCCAGGGCGCCTATCTCGCGCAAGCGCCGGTGCCGGCCAGTTACGGCACGGTGAACTACTGGGGTGTGAACGCGTTTGAATTCGAAGCCGCGCCCGGCAAGAGCCGCTTCGCGCGCTGGCAGTTCGTGCCTGAGGCAGGTGTGCTCGGGCTCAGCGAAGACCAGCTGAAATCCATGGGCGACGAGTTCCTGGCCGGCGAGCTGCGCGAGCGCGTGGGCAAGGCCCCGGTGTCGTTTGACTTCCGGCTGCAACTGGCCGAAGCCGGCGACAACCTGACCGACCCCACGCTGACCTGGCCCGACGCACGCCCGGTGGTCTCGGCCGGCAAGCTGGTGATCGACAAGGTGAGCGAGGGCATGGGCGGCGCCTGCGACACCATGACCTTCAACCCGCTGGTGCTGCCCGCCGGCATCAAACCGTCGGCCGACCCGGTGCTGAATGCACGGGCCGCGCCCTACGCGATTTCGCTCGGCCGCCGCCTGGGCGAGGCCGCGAAGAAGTAA
- a CDS encoding general secretion pathway protein GspB yields the protein MSYILDALQRAEAERERGRVPGLKSQLVPPAGRGRANGARFRPWHALVGLLVFLLALVALGAWWWAGNEEMTPAASAPIAAQPDTAIVAAPAPAAPVQPPAPTSTPERITPPPQPVQPILAPPRPAPSPPAAPAAAASSAAAPAASPAPAVAAKGTTPPASPPASTAVPSFGELSAEARAQLPAVNLSGSTYSQNPALRMLIANGKVVQEGQDIAPGLRLETIGPRSAVLNHQGLRYSIGY from the coding sequence ATGTCCTACATCCTTGACGCACTGCAACGGGCCGAAGCCGAGCGAGAGCGCGGGCGTGTGCCCGGTCTGAAGAGCCAGCTCGTGCCCCCCGCCGGGCGCGGCCGCGCGAACGGCGCGCGCTTTCGCCCTTGGCACGCGCTGGTGGGCCTCCTGGTGTTCTTGCTGGCACTGGTTGCGCTGGGCGCCTGGTGGTGGGCGGGCAATGAGGAGATGACCCCGGCCGCCAGCGCGCCGATCGCTGCGCAGCCCGACACCGCGATCGTTGCAGCACCTGCACCAGCCGCGCCCGTTCAGCCCCCGGCACCCACCAGCACCCCGGAGCGCATCACCCCGCCCCCCCAACCGGTGCAGCCCATCCTGGCGCCGCCGCGTCCCGCACCTTCGCCGCCTGCAGCGCCTGCAGCAGCGGCCTCCAGCGCTGCAGCGCCGGCTGCGTCCCCGGCGCCCGCGGTGGCAGCAAAAGGCACCACGCCGCCCGCCTCACCGCCAGCCAGCACCGCAGTGCCCAGCTTTGGCGAACTCAGCGCCGAAGCGCGCGCGCAGTTGCCAGCCGTCAACCTGAGTGGCTCCACCTACTCGCAGAACCCGGCGCTGCGCATGCTGATCGCCAACGGCAAGGTGGTGCAGGAGGGCCAGGACATCGCGCCCGGTCTGCGGCTGGAAACCATCGGCCCCCGCAGCGCGGTGCTCAACCACCAGGGCCTTCGCTACAGCATCGGTTATTGA
- a CDS encoding ExeA family protein, whose protein sequence is MLGCMYAEFFGLKQSPFSIAPDPRYLFMSERHREALAHLLYGIRGGGGFVLLSGEIGAGKTTVCRCFLEQLPENCRVAYIFNPKLTVSDLLKTICSEFHIEVKHEGIGPATIKDHLDPLNAYLLASHARGERNVLIIDEAQNLTPYVLEQLRLLTNLETSERKLLQIILIGQPELRTILAKPELEQLAQRVIARFHLGTLDKAETLQYIQHRMQVAGLRGPLPFSKQAVARIHDLARGVPRRINLLCDRALLGAYAGGVPQVVVAVVDKAAREVFEGELPGTTPRKSPNRLQALPAWLGTLGAGALGGALVAGAMFWWWSTSQPVALPLETGAATMNTPPVAAPTAAPPEANTPAVASTPAPAPAPADPPPDTTRPVTEGAPPSGALINNETAAWRELGPLWGQSLSDSDACANALEHQLQCYRTNRMTLNGLRQLNRPGILMLRAAGQPAGRALITGMAGDSVILQAGEQRWRLSLSALADLWRGEFATLWRTPPGHSGRLVDGLEGPAALWLGERIASLQAQGRVPASASGLDARVKAFQRSQGVDAAGVAGPVTFMQVNLASGVDEPRLFAPKP, encoded by the coding sequence ATGCTCGGGTGCATGTACGCCGAGTTTTTCGGGCTCAAACAGAGCCCGTTTTCCATTGCACCGGACCCCCGCTACCTCTTCATGAGCGAGCGTCACCGGGAAGCACTGGCGCATTTGCTCTACGGCATCCGGGGCGGTGGTGGTTTCGTGTTGCTGAGCGGCGAAATCGGCGCCGGCAAGACCACGGTGTGCCGCTGCTTCCTCGAACAGCTGCCCGAGAACTGCCGGGTGGCCTACATCTTCAACCCCAAGCTGACCGTCAGCGACCTGCTCAAGACGATCTGCAGCGAGTTTCACATCGAGGTGAAGCACGAGGGCATCGGCCCGGCCACCATCAAGGACCATCTCGACCCGCTCAACGCCTACCTGCTGGCCAGCCACGCCCGGGGCGAGCGCAATGTGCTCATCATCGACGAGGCCCAGAACCTCACCCCCTATGTGTTGGAGCAGCTGCGCCTGCTGACCAACCTGGAGACCAGCGAGCGCAAGCTGCTGCAGATCATCCTGATCGGCCAGCCCGAGCTGCGCACCATCCTCGCCAAACCCGAACTCGAACAACTTGCCCAACGGGTGATCGCGCGTTTTCACCTCGGCACGCTCGACAAGGCCGAAACCCTGCAGTACATCCAGCACCGCATGCAGGTGGCCGGCCTTCGCGGGCCGCTGCCTTTCTCCAAACAGGCGGTGGCGCGCATCCACGACCTGGCCCGCGGCGTGCCCCGGCGCATCAACCTGCTGTGCGACCGCGCGCTGCTCGGTGCCTACGCCGGTGGCGTGCCGCAGGTGGTGGTCGCGGTGGTCGACAAGGCCGCGCGCGAAGTGTTCGAAGGCGAGCTGCCCGGCACCACCCCGCGGAAGTCACCCAACCGCCTGCAGGCCCTGCCCGCCTGGTTGGGCACGCTGGGCGCCGGAGCGCTGGGCGGCGCGCTGGTGGCCGGCGCCATGTTCTGGTGGTGGAGCACATCGCAGCCTGTTGCCCTGCCGCTGGAGACGGGCGCTGCGACGATGAACACCCCACCCGTTGCCGCGCCAACCGCAGCCCCACCCGAAGCGAACACCCCCGCGGTTGCCAGCACACCCGCTCCAGCCCCGGCCCCGGCCGATCCGCCACCCGACACGACCCGCCCCGTGACGGAAGGTGCGCCGCCATCGGGGGCCCTCATCAACAACGAGACCGCCGCGTGGCGCGAACTCGGCCCGCTCTGGGGGCAGTCGCTGAGCGACAGCGACGCCTGCGCCAACGCGCTGGAGCACCAGCTGCAGTGCTACCGCACGAACCGCATGACGCTCAATGGACTGCGCCAGCTCAACCGTCCCGGCATCCTGATGCTGCGCGCCGCCGGCCAGCCCGCCGGACGCGCACTGATCACCGGCATGGCTGGCGACAGCGTGATCCTGCAGGCCGGCGAACAACGCTGGCGCCTGTCCCTGAGCGCGCTGGCGGACCTGTGGCGCGGCGAATTTGCCACCCTCTGGCGCACGCCCCCCGGACACAGTGGACGACTGGTCGACGGTCTGGAAGGCCCGGCAGCCTTGTGGTTGGGCGAACGCATCGCCAGCCTGCAGGCCCAAGGCCGCGTGCCAGCCTCGGCCAGCGGCCTGGATGCGCGTGTCAAGGCGTTTCAACGATCACAAGGTGTGGACGCCGCCGGGGTGGCCGGGCCTGTGACCTTCATGCAGGTCAACCTCGCCAGCGGTGTCGATGAGCCCCGGCTCTTCGCACCCAAGCCCTGA
- a CDS encoding acyl-CoA dehydrogenase family protein — protein MIERTLFNADHEAFRDSFRKFVDKEIAPHHEAWEEQGYVDRAVWSKAGENGFLCMTLPEAYGGSEADKLYSVVQMEEIARTGFTGIGFGLHSEIVAPYILHYGTEEQKKKYLPRLASGELVGAIAMSEPAAGSDLQGVKSTAIKQADGSYLLNGSKTFITNGWHADLVIVVAKTDPGAGAKGTSLLLVERGMPGFEKGKRLKKLGMKAQDTSELFFDNVKVPAENLLGGEGKGFICLMEQLPWERLQIAIGAVAAAQAAIDWTVEYTKDRKVFGQAVAAFQNTRYKLAELQTEVQVARVFVDKCCELVNIDKLDTATASMAKYWCSDLQCKVMDECVQLFGGYGYMWEYPITRAYADARVQRIYGGTNEIMKEVISRAMGLGGR, from the coding sequence ATGATCGAACGCACCCTCTTCAACGCCGACCACGAAGCCTTTCGCGACAGCTTCCGCAAGTTCGTCGACAAGGAAATCGCACCGCACCACGAGGCCTGGGAAGAGCAGGGCTATGTGGACCGCGCGGTGTGGAGCAAGGCGGGTGAGAACGGTTTCCTGTGCATGACGCTGCCCGAGGCATACGGCGGTTCGGAGGCCGACAAGCTGTATTCGGTGGTGCAGATGGAGGAGATCGCGCGCACCGGTTTCACCGGCATCGGCTTCGGTCTGCACAGCGAGATCGTGGCGCCGTACATCCTGCACTACGGCACCGAAGAACAGAAGAAAAAGTACCTGCCCAGGCTCGCCAGCGGCGAGCTGGTGGGTGCCATCGCCATGAGCGAGCCTGCGGCCGGCAGCGACCTGCAAGGTGTGAAGAGCACAGCCATCAAACAGGCCGACGGCAGTTATCTGCTCAACGGCAGCAAGACCTTCATCACCAACGGCTGGCACGCCGATCTGGTGATCGTGGTCGCCAAGACCGACCCGGGTGCGGGCGCCAAGGGCACCAGCTTGTTGCTCGTGGAGCGCGGCATGCCGGGCTTCGAAAAAGGCAAACGCCTGAAGAAGCTCGGCATGAAGGCGCAGGACACCTCCGAGCTGTTTTTCGACAACGTGAAGGTGCCGGCGGAGAACCTGCTGGGCGGCGAAGGCAAGGGCTTCATCTGTCTGATGGAGCAGTTGCCCTGGGAGCGGCTGCAGATTGCCATCGGAGCCGTGGCCGCAGCGCAGGCCGCGATCGACTGGACGGTCGAATACACCAAGGACCGCAAGGTGTTCGGCCAGGCCGTGGCGGCGTTCCAGAACACGCGATACAAGCTCGCCGAGTTGCAGACCGAGGTGCAGGTGGCGCGCGTGTTTGTGGACAAGTGCTGCGAGCTGGTGAACATCGACAAACTGGACACCGCCACCGCCAGCATGGCCAAGTACTGGTGCTCCGACCTGCAGTGCAAGGTGATGGACGAGTGCGTGCAGCTCTTCGGCGGCTACGGCTACATGTGGGAATACCCGATCACAAGGGCCTATGCCGACGCGCGTGTGCAGCGCATCTACGGCGGCACCAACGAGATCATGAAAGAGGTGATCTCGCGCGCCATGGGACTGGGCGGGCGCTGA
- a CDS encoding bactofilin family protein codes for MATPRYGQSTGGTATPSQPSAATPTTPDVELPSTPSMAQSASSGAPEGGSKLTVGPNIKLKGVEITDCDTLVVEGMVEATMDSRVIQIAQQGEFKGSAEIDIAEIRGVFDGNLTVRNKLVIYSTGKVTGRIRYGKVVIEEGGQLSGDIECSVNAGSKVGSKHAMALAA; via the coding sequence ATGGCCACACCTCGCTACGGACAGAGCACGGGCGGCACTGCGACGCCATCGCAGCCGTCCGCAGCCACCCCGACCACCCCCGACGTCGAGTTGCCCTCCACCCCTTCCATGGCCCAGTCGGCTTCCTCCGGCGCTCCCGAAGGCGGCAGCAAGCTGACCGTGGGACCGAACATCAAGCTCAAGGGCGTGGAGATCACCGATTGCGACACGCTGGTGGTCGAAGGCATGGTGGAAGCCACGATGGACTCGCGCGTGATCCAGATCGCCCAGCAGGGTGAATTCAAGGGCTCGGCCGAGATCGACATTGCCGAGATTCGCGGCGTGTTCGACGGCAACCTGACCGTGCGCAACAAGCTGGTGATCTATTCCACCGGCAAGGTGACCGGACGCATTCGCTACGGCAAAGTGGTCATCGAAGAAGGCGGCCAGCTCTCCGGCGACATCGAGTGCTCGGTGAATGCCGGCAGCAAGGTGGGCAGCAAACACGCCATGGCCTTGGCAGCCTGA